The Aquitalea magnusonii region GTTTGGCATTGCGGTGCGCGGGGAGCTAGAAAAAAAGTGCTGGGCAAAGGAATTCCGCGCTGGAAAAAGGTGGCCTCTGCCCTGAGAATGCTCTTTCTTTCCTGCCGGTAATCGGGGATGGTCAAACCAACAAGGCCAATCCGGCAGGTGCTGCAATGTGTAACGACCTAATAAAGAAACTGAGGACACTACATGGCCAAGTATTTGACGCTCGAACATCTGGGCCAATCTGCAATCATCACGATCAACAATCCTCCCGCCAATGCGTGGAATATCACCAGTCTGCGAGAACTTGCCGACCTGATGACCACGCTGCAAGCCGACAGCACGGTGCGTGCGGTGGTGATTACCGGGGCCGGAGATGCTTTTTTCTGTGCTGGTGCCGACCTGAACCTGTTTAGCAAGGGCAGCAAGCAGGAAGTGGCTGATCTGCTGGATGCCTTTGCTGGCGCTTTTGCCGCACTGCGTAACTACACCGGGGTCACGGTGGCCGCCATCAATGGTTATGCCCTGGGTGGCGGGCTGGAGTGCGCGCTGATGTGCGATTACATTGTGGCCGAGCGTGGTGCCAAGCTTGGTTTGCCGGAAGCCAGGGTGGGGCTGTTGCCCGCCGCTGGCGGCAGCAAGACGCTGGCCGACAAAGTGGGACTGTCCTGGGCCAAACGCATGCTGCTGGGCGGTGAAATCCTTACCGCCGAAAAGGCTTACGACATTGGCCTGGTTGAAGAGATCGTCGACCCCGGCTTTGCCAAGATCATGGCGGTAAGCCTGGCCGGCAAGGTGGCCAATCAGGCACCACAGGCCGTGGCGCGCGCACGTCAGCTGATTGAATCCAGCCCCTGTGCAACGCTGGAGGCGCACTTGCAGCAGGAGCGTGCCGCCTTGCTGTCACTGATTGGTGAAGCCGAGCAACTGGAGGGGGTTTCCGCCTTCCTGGGCAAGCGCACCCCCAGTTGGGCAGATGAAGATTGAGCGTGAACACCTAGCGGCGCAGGCAATGAAAAAGCCGGGACCATGTCCCGGCTTTTTCATTGGATTGTTGGCCCGATATCAGCCGCCGATCTTTTCCTTGCCGCCCATATAGGGGCGCAGCACCGCCGGAATGGTCACGCTGCCATCGGCGTTCTGGTAGTTTTCCAGCACGGCCACCAGGGTGCGGCCCACGGCCAGGCCGGAACCGTTCAGGGTGTGTACCAACTGGTTCTTGCCGTTTTCGTCCTTGTAGCGGGCCAGCATGCGGCGCGACTGGAAGGCTTCACAGTTGGAGCAGCTGGAAATCTCGCGGTAGGTGTTCTGCGCCGGCAGCCATACTTCCAGATCGTAAGTCTTGGCCGCACCAAAGCCCATATCGCCGGTACACAGGGTCATCACGCGGTAGGGCAGTTCCAGTGCTTTCAGGATGTTTTCGGCATGGCCGACCATTTCTTCCAGCGCGGCATAGGAGTGATCCGGATGCTCGATGCGCACCATTTCCACCTTGTCGAACTGGTGCTGGCGGATCATGCCGCGGGTGTCACGGCCATAGCTGCCGGCTTCGGAGCGGAAGCAAGGCGAGTGGGCGGTCAGCTTGAGCGGCAGCTCTTCCATTTTCAGGATGCTGTTGCTCACGGTATTGGTCAGGGTGATTTCCGAGGTGGAAATCAGGTACTGGTCCACCGTGCCTTCTTCACCGCCCTTGGTCACCTTGAACATGTCTTCGGCAAACTTCGGCAACTGGCCGGTACCAAGCAGGGCGCTGTCATTGACGATGTAGGGGGTGTAGTGCTCGGTATAGCCATGCTCGCCGGTATGGGTGTTGAGCATGAACTGCGCCAGCGCGCGGTGCAGACGGGCAATGTCACCCTTCAGCACGGTGAAGCGGGCACCGGACAGTTTGGCACCGGTGTCAAAATCCAGGCCCAGCGGGGTGCCGATATCGACATGGTCTTTGACTTCAAAGTCGAACTGGCGCGGTACACCAACGCGGCGTACTTCCACATTGTCGTGCTCGTCCTTGCCTACCGGAACGGATTCGTTCGGCAGGTTGGGAATGCTCATCAGCAGAGCGTCCAGCTTGGCCTGCACGGCTTCGAAGGCGGCTTCGGCGGCTTTCAGTTCATCACCCAGGTTTGCCACTTCGGCCATGATGGCAGACACATCCTCACCCTTGCGCTTGGCTTCGCCAATTTGCTTGGAGGTGGCATTGCGGCGCGATTGCAGTTCCTGCATACGGGTTTGCAGCGCCTTGCGGTCGGCTTCCATCGCGGTGAAAGCGGCGGTGTCCAGGGTGTAGCCACGGCTGGCCAGGCGGGCAGCAACAGCGTCCAGATCGTTACGGAGCAATTGAATGTCTAGCATGGAAAATCCTGATGGTATTGAAGTGTCTTGCTGGTAAGTGGCTGGGCAACAGCGTCAGCCCCTTACGGAATGCTGCATGCGGAGGGAAAGCAACCGCTGTGTGGCGCTGCACTGTCTGCCTGTGGCTGGCAGCGCCAACTTGTTCTGTAAGACGCAAGTGTAACGGCAACCGGCAGGCTTTGTCCTGTCTGTTGCGGGCAAAAACAGCATTATAAGCAATGCCGGCGGGCTTGTAGATGCTGGCAGGCAACCTACTGTGCTTGAGCAGGCGGCTGGAGGCTTGTTAGTTGATGTAGATGAGTGGTGGCAAGTAGCTGTACGAAGGAGGCACGTTTACACAAGTGCTTGGGTGATAATGCTGATTTTTATGAAGTAAGCTATTCCATTGCCACCAGTTACCAACATTCCGGCAAGTCCATACTGAGGGCCATTTTCATTTTTGAATGTAACTAAAACGGGTGCGCCACTAAAGCCATTCAAGTCATGCTCCCATGTGACTCCTGTGAGCTTGAATCTGTCAGGGTGAAAGTCTTCTGCAAGGTATCCGTGGAATTGTGCTGCTTGCGTTATTATGTTTGGACTTTCTCCAGGTTTTTCTGGGTATATAATTTCACTGCTAGTGCCATTTTGTGGATATCCGATGATAACAAATTTTTGGCCTTTGCTCATGGCAATGGCTTCTTGAATTGGAGGTTGTTCAAAAAAACTATCTAGCCATTTCCCAGAAGGTGGAAGTTTAATAGCTCTGGATAGTAGGTGCTTTCTATCTTTTTCTTTTTCTGGGTTTTTAATAGGAAGCACAATTAAATATATCAATTCACCAGCTAGGAATTCTGAATTGTGCTTCAGTGAAATTGCTTCTTCAAGGTGCAAATAATCAGAAGGTTTTTCTGTTCGCCCTGTAAGGCGAATCGGGATGTTGAGTTTTGAAGCAAGAAGTCCAATTTCTTCTTTGTGATTTTTCGTCAGGCAGTGGCGAGCTGTTATGTAATAGAGTTGATTGGCGCGCTTTGCTATGAATCCAGTCCCAGCCATGCCAGGGTATTCTTCCAAGCCTTGCTCTGAAATGATATTCGGTGATATGCAATTATTTGGAAGGCCGGAGTGGAGAAAAGAAATTTTTGTCATAATTAACTTATTTCTTGCCCGCTTCCTCATCCCACTTCTTCAGCTGTGCAAGTTTTTCACCAATCTTGATCTCTAACCCTCTAGGCACTGGCTGATACCAACCCGGTTCTTCTATTCCGTCAGGAAGATAAGTTTCACCGGCAGCGTAGGCATTCGGTTCGTCATGGGCATAGCGGTATTCATGGCCATAGCCCAGCTCTTTCATCAGCTTGGTGGGTGCATTGCGCAGGTGTACCGGCACCGGGCGGCTCTTGTCCTGCTTGATGAAGGCGCGTGCCTGGTTGTAGGCCATGTAGCCGGCATTGCTCTTTGCCGCCACGGCCAGGTAGATGGCAGCTTGCGCCAGCGCCAGTTCGCCTTCCGGGCTGCCCAGTCGCTCGTAGGTGGCGGCGGCGTCGTTGGCAATCTGCATGGCACGCGGGTCGGCCAGGCCGATGTCTTCCCAGGCCATGCGCACCAGGCGGCGCGCCAGATAGCGTGGGTCCGCGCCGCCATCCAGCATGCGGGTGAGCCAGTACAGTGCGGCGTCGGGGTTGGAGCCGCGCACCGATTTGTGCAGGGCGGAAATCTGGTCGTAGAAGGCATCGCCGCCCTTGTCAAAACGGCGGGCGTTGACGCTGAGCACTTCGGCCAGAAAGTCCTGCGTGATCTGGCCGGTTTTGCGTGCCAGCGCGGCGGTGCGGGTTTGTTCCAGCAGATTGAGAAAGCGCCGGGCGTCGCCATCGGCATAGCCGGTGAGGGCGGCGATGGCCTGGTCGTCAAACTCCAGCCCGTCCAGCGCGCCCTTGTCGCGCGCACGCTGGAACAACAGCACCAGCTCGTCTTCACCCAGGCTGTTCAGCACATACACCTGCGCTCGCGACAGCAGGGCGGAGTTCACCTCGAAGGACGGGTTTTCCGTGGTGGCGCCAATAAAGGTGAGCAGGCCGGATTCGACAAAAGGCAAAAACGCATCCTGCTGGCTTTTGTTGAAGCGGTGAACTTCATCGACAAACAGAATGGTGTGACGGCCAGAGCGTTGCAGCGCGGCGTGGGCCTGTTCCACCGCGTCGCGAATGTCCTTTACCCCGGAAAACACGGCGGAGAGCGGAATGAACTCGGCGTCGAAACTACCGGCCAGAATGCGCGCCAGCGTGGTTTTGCCCACGCCGGGCGGTCCCCACAGAATCATCGAGTGCAGGGTGCCGGATTCCACCGCCAGCCGTAGCGGCTTGCCGGGGCCGATCAGGTGCTGCTGGCCAATCACCTCATCCAGCGCGGCGGGGCGCAGCGCCTCGGCCAGCGGTTTTTTGGCTTCCTGGGCAAACAGATCATTCATGGCGGCTAAGATGGCAGGAGAAACGGCCTGCTAGTATATCAGTTGTGCTGCAGCCGCCGCAGTGTCAGCTAAGCGGAGTGGGGGATGAAACAGGGCATGATTTTGCTGTTGTTGGCGTTGGCACTGCCCGCGGCGGGCGGGCCGTTGCGGGACTGGCTGCAGCAGCGGGCGGCCAGTCACGATGCTCTGGCGGAGGAGGATGTTGCCAGCAGTGGCCGTTTGCCTGCTGGTGCACGCAAGCTGGCGGACTTGGCGTATGGCCCGGATGTGCGCCAGCGAATGGATGTCTATCTGCCTGCAGGCGAAGGGCAGGGCCGGCCATTATTGGTCATGATGCATGGCGGTGCCTGGCGTATGGGCAGCAAGCAGGCGGCTAATGTGGTGGATAACAAGCTGGCGCACTGGCTGCCCGCCGGCGTGGTGCTGGTGTCGCTGGATTATCGCCTGCTGCCGCAGGCCGCGGTGGAGCAGCAGGCCGATGATGTGGCCAGTGGCGTGGCCTGGGTGCAGATGCATGCCGCAGAGTGGGGAGCGGACAGGCGGCAACTGGTATTGATGGGACATTCTGCCGGCGCGCATCTGGCGGGTTTGCTGAGTACCGATGCCGCGTTGCGTCAGCGCCATGGCGTGCAGCCTTGGCTGGCAACGGTGCTGCTGGATAGTGCGGCACTGGATGTGGCAGCCATCATGCGCGGCCCGCATTTGCCCTTGTACGACAAGGCTTTTGGTGCGGATGCGGCCCGCTGGGATGGTGTGTCCCCCACGCGCTTGCTGACGGCTGCCACGCCACCGCTGCTGGCGGTATGTTCCACGCGACGGGGAGAGTCCTGCCGTCAGGCGCAGGGCTTGGCGGACAAGGGGCGCATGGTGGGGGTGACGGTGCAGCTATTACCGCTGGATTTAAGCCATGGCCAGATCAACCAGCAATTGGGTCTGCCGGGCGACTATACCCGTGCGGTGGGGCAGTTTCTGCAGCGGGCTGGCTGGGCGGTAGCGCCATGACGGCCGGAGGGCATTGCGCAGGCTGTCGCCGCCAGTCCTTGTTCAGTCTCCGCTGACTACATCGGCACCCTTGGGTGGGGTAAAGCTGAAGTGGCTGGTGGCCAGTGCCGGGTTCTTTTGCTGTGCGCTAAAGCGGATACGGGTGTTGTTGCCAAAGCTGTCGGTCAGCTCCATTTCCACCAGCATTTTGTTGCTAAAGCCCATGCGGATGGCGTTGAAGGTGTTGTCGGCCTTTTTCGGGCTGGCGCTCAGCCATTCCACATCGCCCTGTTTGCCGGCCTCTTTCAGCACATAGTCACGTTCAATGGCATTGTTGCCGGCCAGCAGTGCTGCCGGGCTGGAGCCCAATGCGCCGTCCAGGTTCTTGCGGGTGACTTGGGACAGGTCCTTGTCGTAGATCCACAGTGTTTTACCATCGCCAACAATCAGTTGCTCGTAGGGCTTGTTATAGCTCCAGCGGAATTTGCCGGGGCGGGAAATCTCCAGCGTGCCAGTGGCTTCTTCGTGCTTGTTTTTGGAGCTGACCACCTGGTTGAAGTTGGCGGACAGGGTTTTGGTATCGCTGACAAAAGCCTTGAGCTGGGCAATGGCTGAGGCGTGTGCCGGCAAGGCCAGCACGCTGGCCAGCATGGCCAGGGCTATTTTTTTCATGACTTGTCCTTGTTGCGGTCCGCCGGGTGGGGCCGCCTGTGCCTTGTGTGGCTGCGCAGGCTGGCCCAGCCCGGCGGGATGGGGAGTGCTGTCTGGTTATTGCATTGCAGCATAGTGTGACAGCAAGTGAGGCAGCCGGTTCGCCCCATCCTGTTAAGGAATGTAGGCGGGGCTGCTACTGCTTACTTGCCCAGATCCTGCAGCCATTGCGGCTTGGGCAGCTTGTCATAGTCGATGATGTCGTCGGGGCCGGGCTGGTAGGCAAATACGGGCTTGCCGTGATTGCTGTAGCGCAGGTGGATGTAGGCACGACCGTGCAGTTGCGGGGTGTCCAGCATGATTTCCTGGTTCACACCCAGTAGCTGGCCTTGGCGGTTG contains the following coding sequences:
- a CDS encoding enoyl-CoA hydratase, with amino-acid sequence MAKYLTLEHLGQSAIITINNPPANAWNITSLRELADLMTTLQADSTVRAVVITGAGDAFFCAGADLNLFSKGSKQEVADLLDAFAGAFAALRNYTGVTVAAINGYALGGGLECALMCDYIVAERGAKLGLPEARVGLLPAAGGSKTLADKVGLSWAKRMLLGGEILTAEKAYDIGLVEEIVDPGFAKIMAVSLAGKVANQAPQAVARARQLIESSPCATLEAHLQQERAALLSLIGEAEQLEGVSAFLGKRTPSWADED
- the serS gene encoding serine--tRNA ligase — encoded protein: MLDIQLLRNDLDAVAARLASRGYTLDTAAFTAMEADRKALQTRMQELQSRRNATSKQIGEAKRKGEDVSAIMAEVANLGDELKAAEAAFEAVQAKLDALLMSIPNLPNESVPVGKDEHDNVEVRRVGVPRQFDFEVKDHVDIGTPLGLDFDTGAKLSGARFTVLKGDIARLHRALAQFMLNTHTGEHGYTEHYTPYIVNDSALLGTGQLPKFAEDMFKVTKGGEEGTVDQYLISTSEITLTNTVSNSILKMEELPLKLTAHSPCFRSEAGSYGRDTRGMIRQHQFDKVEMVRIEHPDHSYAALEEMVGHAENILKALELPYRVMTLCTGDMGFGAAKTYDLEVWLPAQNTYREISSCSNCEAFQSRRMLARYKDENGKNQLVHTLNGSGLAVGRTLVAVLENYQNADGSVTIPAVLRPYMGGKEKIGG
- a CDS encoding replication-associated recombination protein A; translated protein: MNDLFAQEAKKPLAEALRPAALDEVIGQQHLIGPGKPLRLAVESGTLHSMILWGPPGVGKTTLARILAGSFDAEFIPLSAVFSGVKDIRDAVEQAHAALQRSGRHTILFVDEVHRFNKSQQDAFLPFVESGLLTFIGATTENPSFEVNSALLSRAQVYVLNSLGEDELVLLFQRARDKGALDGLEFDDQAIAALTGYADGDARRFLNLLEQTRTAALARKTGQITQDFLAEVLSVNARRFDKGGDAFYDQISALHKSVRGSNPDAALYWLTRMLDGGADPRYLARRLVRMAWEDIGLADPRAMQIANDAAATYERLGSPEGELALAQAAIYLAVAAKSNAGYMAYNQARAFIKQDKSRPVPVHLRNAPTKLMKELGYGHEYRYAHDEPNAYAAGETYLPDGIEEPGWYQPVPRGLEIKIGEKLAQLKKWDEEAGKK
- a CDS encoding alpha/beta hydrolase; its protein translation is MILLLLALALPAAGGPLRDWLQQRAASHDALAEEDVASSGRLPAGARKLADLAYGPDVRQRMDVYLPAGEGQGRPLLVMMHGGAWRMGSKQAANVVDNKLAHWLPAGVVLVSLDYRLLPQAAVEQQADDVASGVAWVQMHAAEWGADRRQLVLMGHSAGAHLAGLLSTDAALRQRHGVQPWLATVLLDSAALDVAAIMRGPHLPLYDKAFGADAARWDGVSPTRLLTAATPPLLAVCSTRRGESCRQAQGLADKGRMVGVTVQLLPLDLSHGQINQQLGLPGDYTRAVGQFLQRAGWAVAP
- the lolA gene encoding outer membrane lipoprotein chaperone LolA, which gives rise to MKKIALAMLASVLALPAHASAIAQLKAFVSDTKTLSANFNQVVSSKNKHEEATGTLEISRPGKFRWSYNKPYEQLIVGDGKTLWIYDKDLSQVTRKNLDGALGSSPAALLAGNNAIERDYVLKEAGKQGDVEWLSASPKKADNTFNAIRMGFSNKMLVEMELTDSFGNNTRIRFSAQQKNPALATSHFSFTPPKGADVVSGD